Part of the Oceanidesulfovibrio indonesiensis genome is shown below.
GCACGCCCACGAAGGCGTAGGAAAGCCTGCTGGGCGGCAGAGTGGATGGCAGGGCGGAGAGTCCTTGCACGATGCGAGGATCGTCGAAGAATTTGCTGAGCACCTGGCCGTGGGAGAGCCGCGCGCAACGGAACATGGTGGGAAAAAGCACGGGCATGAGCAGCTTTTTCCACAGAGGCGCATCGTCAAAGTCGAGTATTTCCCGTCCCATTTTCGCGGTGAAGCCGGCGTAACTGTTCAGTTGGTTTGCGTGTTCCGGGAATGCCGACACCATGGCGTCCAGGTGTGCGGAGGGGCTTGTGTAATTCACATCCAGCACGAAATCAGGGTACGCGTTGCGCACTTGACCGATGGGCAGGAACTCGAGTTCGTCGGCAAGACCAAGTTCGGCAAGAAGGGCATGGAACGCGCCGCCCGGCGTGCAGGCGGAAAGGAACGCGCAGCAGGAGTCGAAGGTGTGGCCGGCGCGCATGAAGCCGGTGACGTAGCCTCCGGGCTGGCGTTCCTTCTCCACGAGCGTGACCCGGAACCCGCGGCGCGCGAGCAACGCCGCCGCGGTAAGGCCGGCCATGCCGCCGCCTATGACGATGACGGTCGGTGTCGTCATTTCAACGCGCATCTCCAGCCGGCGTCTTCCCGGAGTACTTGCCGCAGCGGTCGTTCCAGTGGGTGGGCGTCTTGCCCTCGCTATGCAGGGTCAGCACGGTGCACGCCTCTTCGCAGGAGCCGCAGACAAAGGTGTCGATGCGATACTCGCGCTCCAGTATCTCGAAGCCTGTGAAGGATTTTCCCGGGCCGGCGCGGCGGGCCAGCAGGGCCACGCCCAGGGCGCCGGTCACGCCGTAATGCGGGGAGACTTCCACATCCAGGCCGGTCTGCCGGCGGAACTCCTGCACGATGGCCGGGTTGGCGGCCACTCCGCCCTGGAAGACAACCGGCGCTTCCAGCGGTTTGCCGCGCGCCACAGTGCCCAGATAGTTGCGCACCAGGGAAGCGCACAATCCGGCAATGATGTCCGGTCGTGGAATGCCGATCTGCTGTTTGTGTATCATGTCCGTTTCCGCGAAAACGGTGCAGCGGCCGGAGATGGCGGCCGGGCTATCGGATGTGAGGGCGATGCGGCCCATTTCCTCCACGCTGATGCCGAGGCGGCCGGCCTGTTGATCCAGGAAGGAACCTGTACCGGCGGCGCAGACCGAGTTCATGGCGAAATCCACGGCAATGCCGTCCTGGACGATGATGATCTTGGCGTCCTGCCCGCCGATTTCCAGGATGGTGCGCACCTCGGGTTGTATGGCGATTGCCGCGGCGGTGTGAGCGGTGATCTCGTTCTTGATGAGTCCTGCGCCCACCAGCTTGGCTGCCAGGGTGCGACCGCTGCCGGTTGTTCCGGCTCCCAGGACTCTGATGCCCGGCAGGGCTTCGCGGATGCGGGCCAGAGCATCCCGGATGGAGCCCACGGGATCGCCACAGGTGCGGATATAGAGCGATTCCAGCATGGCGCCGGTGTCGGCGTCCACGGCCACGGCCTTTGTGGTTACGGAGCCGACGTCAATTCCAAGATAGGTACTTGTCATGATTGCGCTTCCACTATGTCCAGGAATGCTTCCAGCCGCGTGGCCACATGCTCGTGCTGGATGTTCTCATCGCCCACCAGGGTCATGAACGGCAGCCGCCGGCCTGACGATTTCTGCAACGTCTTGTGCAGGCTGGCGAGCTCCACGCGCATCAGGGCGTCCACGCCGCAATTGAATGATATGAGGTAGATGACGCCGTCGATGCGCGGGTCTTTCATGAAGTGCAGGAACGCGCCCAGGCATTCTCGTGCGCCGCGCCAGTACAGCGTTTTGGCGTAGTAGTCGCGCGAGCTTGCCAGGCGGTCCAGTTCGGCAAATGGGATATGCTCGGCCGTGACCGGCTCGTAGCCATGGTCGCGCAGGCGACGGGGGACATCCAGGTTCAGGGCCGGGTCGGCCAGGATGTATGGATGGCCGATGAGTGCGATGCGACCGCGCTCCTCCGGTATGTGGCTGATGCGATGCACCTGTTGCGGCGAGGGATGCGAGGCGTGCTGGGCCGATGCGTTGCCCAGCTTTTCCTGGTCGAACTCGATGCCGATTCCCACTGCGATTCGTTCCAGCGCGGCGCGGGTGTCCTCGTGGGTGGCGATTTCCACGACCGTATCGATGATTTTTGGCCGTTTCGCACCCAAGGCGTGGTCCAGATTGAGCCGCACAAGATCCGGCAACGCGCGGAAGTTCGGGCACATGAGGTGGCCGTCCAGGGCCACGAGCCTGGGGATGAAGAGCGCGTCCACATCCGGGGCAAGGGCCAGGGCTGTGCGAATGGTCTTCTTGTACGGATGGCAGGCGTCACCCTCACTGAGGGACGGGGCATGCGCGGCGGAGCGTTCCGGGTGACTGACCCATTCCAGCCCGGGCATTGCCGACTGCAGACAAGCCATGCACTGGCGGACCCATTCAAAGGCCGTCAATTCGTGCGGAACGCCGATCTTCATGCCCGGCCTCCCTTGATGCGCTCACGTTTGGCCTGCATGATGTCCACAAAGGCCTCCACCTGTGTGTCGATGCGCAGGCCCATGTCCTTGCGGTCCAGGGCCAGGCCCATCACAGGCAGGTCCAGCTCCCTGCATACGGCGGCCAGCACCGTGGCGGCGTTGGTCTCCGGCATGCATGAGAAGGGATAGACGTGAACCACGCCGTCGAACCCTTTGTGGGCGGCCTCCACGGCCTCGGCCACGGAGACGTTGCACTCGGCGCCCACATCGTAAGTGAGGTGGGGTTCAGCCAGCTGCATGAGTTCGGCGCGCTGGCGCAGGAGCCTGCGGTCCAGCCGGGACCCGCGGCGGATGTGCGTGCTGAAGTACGAGGAGCGATGGATCTCCACGCCGAGCAGGCCGAGGCGGCGTTCGATATCCAGATTTATGGACGGCTCCATCACCGTGTAGACCTCGCCGACCAGGGCGATGCGGAGCGGTTCGCGATCCGTTCGTTTCACGGCGTTCAGCTCGGCCACACCCTGCTTGCCGGCGCGGGAAACCGAGCCGAAGCCCTGCGCCTCGTCCAGCGCAGCAAGTGTTTTGGCGTAGATGCGGTCCACCTCCAGCGGATTCCTGGCGCGAGCGCGCATCTTCAGGACGAGTTCTTCCAGGTGCTCGCACCAGCGCATCTTGCGCCAGCCCATGGCGATGGCCGCCGGGAAGCGCGCGATGTTGCCGGCCGTGAGCTCTTTTTTCAGCTCCCTGGTCTCGTCGCGGTTCTGCAGCAGCGCCTGGAAGTTGAACAACCCGGGGATGGTGAGCCAGCGGTACTCGTAGCCCAGGTCATCCAGCACCACTTTGATGACGCGGTCGTACAGACCGAGACGGCAGGGCGGGCCGCTGCCGATCATCACGATGGTGTCGGCGCCGGCGTCCAGGGCCTCGATGAAGTTGCCCAGAATGACTTTGAGCGGCAGGCACACGGATTCATTCGTGTGGTAGTCGCCCAGTTCCCGCGTGCGGTCCGTGGTCTTGGGCGGCAGCACGTAATCGATACCGGCCGTCTGCGCGATGGCCTTGCAGAAGATGTACATGCTGCCCAGATGGGGGAAGGTCACCTTCATGCGGCGGCCCTCGCAGCGCGGTTCTCCAGCAGGGCGAGCACTGCGCCAAGGCCGCAGACCGAGAAGAACAGACAGGCCAGCACTCCGGCGATGGTGAGCAGGCCCATGCCCGCGAGCACGTGATACTGCGCCAGGGCCAGAGAACCAAAGCCGAGGCTCGTGGTCAGGGATGTCATGCATATGGAACGGCCGGTGGTGGCTATGGTTCCGTGGACATTCTTCAATTCCGACTGGCGATGCAGCAGCAGGATTCCGTCATCCAGGCCTATCCCCAGGAGGATGGGGATGACGATGAAGTTGATCATGTTCAGGGAGACGCCAGCGTATCCCATGAGCCCCAGGGCCGTGGCCAGTCCGAGCAGCGTGGGCGCGAGGGCCAAAGCGGCGCGGGCCGGCCGGCGAAAGTACACGGCCAGAATGACCAGCGCGATGATGGCGGCGAAAGACGCCGTGGTGACTACGTCGCCGATCACGCGGTCCATCAGGGAGTCCATGGCTCCTTCGATGGTATAGGCGCGGGGTGCGAAGTCCAGCGGAGCGATGGATTGGGACACGGCGGCGAGACACGCCTCGCCCGGGCAGTTCACCCAGGTGACGCCGGTGGTTGCCGGCGCACAGTAGAAATAGCGTTGGAACACGTCGGGCCGGCCAGCCAGACTCATGCAGCCGGGTTGCGATTCGGGAGAGGTTTGCAGCGCCTCGATAAAGCTGGCGGTCTGCGGGAAATCGGCAAGGGAGAAGCCGTACGCTTGCAGCGCATTTTCCGCAGGGGAAGCGTCAACGCCGGGCAGGGTCAGCC
Proteins encoded:
- a CDS encoding BadF/BadG/BcrA/BcrD ATPase family protein; amino-acid sequence: MTSTYLGIDVGSVTTKAVAVDADTGAMLESLYIRTCGDPVGSIRDALARIREALPGIRVLGAGTTGSGRTLAAKLVGAGLIKNEITAHTAAAIAIQPEVRTILEIGGQDAKIIIVQDGIAVDFAMNSVCAAGTGSFLDQQAGRLGISVEEMGRIALTSDSPAAISGRCTVFAETDMIHKQQIGIPRPDIIAGLCASLVRNYLGTVARGKPLEAPVVFQGGVAANPAIVQEFRRQTGLDVEVSPHYGVTGALGVALLARRAGPGKSFTGFEILEREYRIDTFVCGSCEEACTVLTLHSEGKTPTHWNDRCGKYSGKTPAGDAR
- a CDS encoding acyl-CoA dehydratase activase-related protein → MKIGVPHELTAFEWVRQCMACLQSAMPGLEWVSHPERSAAHAPSLSEGDACHPYKKTIRTALALAPDVDALFIPRLVALDGHLMCPNFRALPDLVRLNLDHALGAKRPKIIDTVVEIATHEDTRAALERIAVGIGIEFDQEKLGNASAQHASHPSPQQVHRISHIPEERGRIALIGHPYILADPALNLDVPRRLRDHGYEPVTAEHIPFAELDRLASSRDYYAKTLYWRGARECLGAFLHFMKDPRIDGVIYLISFNCGVDALMRVELASLHKTLQKSSGRRLPFMTLVGDENIQHEHVATRLEAFLDIVEAQS